The stretch of DNA TTAGGCTGACAATAGACAAAACCcaataaacataagaaaatatatttatatataaattaataactaatgaaaattaaataaaaacaacaatAATAGCCCTTAAACAGAATAGACAACGATAAAATTACCCGAAAGTTCCTATGACACGTGTGGAAACGTGTGTGTAATTTTCACTAGTCAGTTTAGCCAATCCGAAATCAGCCacctatattataatatatgtaGGCCAGGAAACAAAATTAACATCGGTAAGCATGCAGATATAAAAAGTGATGATTCTTGGAAATTAttttgaagatttcagggaTACCATGGCCTCAAAGTTGAAGTCAAGTAGTATATTTGCTGTCTTGATGTCGCGATGGATGATTCGAGGGTGGCCTGCAATTACGCAGTAAGATTGAAAAACAAGAGTAATGTGCTAATCGTGTGCCCGACTAGTTATTTGTTAAGAGTATGAACGTATATGTTTAGAAACTTGACGTCAATTTGAGTTTATATATTATGAAGAAAATGTGAAAAAAGTTGTGGTTCCTTTTTTGTTTTTCCCATAATTCCGTATACGATTTACCTTGAAAAGTGCAGATATATTAACAAGCCAAGAATTCTTACAATCTTCATGCAGGTAAGCAAGCCCCTTGGCCGATCCCACCGCAATTCGAAGCCTACTCGCCCAGTCCATGACTGACTGATCTTTTGCTGTAACAACAAACTCACATTTTCACCATCAAGAATCCCTGCCAGGGGCGGAACTACATGCTCTTGTATCCGGGCTTTAGCCCGAGTggcccaaatttttttaaaaaaaatttatgtgttaattttttaataattttgaaataatatgatattagcccggttaatcaatttaaaatattaaaagattttagagtttaaaattctagacCGTACGGAAACTTATTCACTGATCCCTACCACAAATATACAAGACTTTCAAGATTTGAAATATAGCAGGAACTTAGAATGCAGTACCATGAAGATGGAATTCTAAGGTCTTGTTCGGCACGAACTCATAAACCAACATTCGCTGCTCTCTGACAATGCAATATCCAACGAGAGACACCAGGTGCCGGTGATGAACTCGGCTGATAATATCAACCTCAGCTTGGAACTCGCGTTCGCTTGCCCGCTATCGGCCTTGAGACTCTTCACGGCAACCTCCCTCCCGTCAGGTAAGACTCCTTTGTGCACGAAACCGAACCCGCCTTGGCCTAACAAATTGGAGCGAGCGAACCCACCTGTTGCAGCTGCAAGCTCTTCGTAACTGAACTGGCTTCTGGGACCCATATTGCCGCCCACGTTTGGAGATGGAGGTGGCAGGGAAATGGGATGTTGCCCTGAATTGTTGTAGCCAGGGGAACTCATGAACTCGTTGCTTAGGTTTGCATGGGGCGGGGGAGGAGCTGTGCCCCAGCCGCCGTGGGCAGCGGGGGTCCCCACTCCCCATGACGCCGGGTGGTGGAGGAAGCTTGACGATGTGATCCATATTCTGAGGGTTATGCCAATTTGGGTTGCTGCCGTTGTAATACGGCGATTTCTTCCTCCTCTTCGCACATACCAGACAGATAATCAAAATGGCAAAAATCAATATTCCTCCAACAACAGCACCTGCAAAGACCGCTATACTCTCTGTGGAATCAGATGGTGAAGACGAAGCATCCGTCCCAGATGATGCACCCGAATTCCCGTTTGATGGCCGCAAAGGAGATGGAGGAGCCAAAGCAAATGGTGTTTGCGACCCACCTGTTGGAGATAAGTTAGGTGACGGAATACCGCCGCGAGAAGTAGGAGGCGTGCGGTTGTTGTTCGATGAAGCCGGCGGAGATGGAGACGATGATGGAGGAGGCTGTGTGACTGAATCTTGAGGTGCTGGCGGGGTTTGGGGTTCGGCGGGTGTGGAAGGTGTAGGGGCTGAAGAAGGGTCGTCTCCAGGTGTGGAGGAGTCTGGAGGAGGAGGGGAGGAAGCTGGAGGATCCGGCGGTGATGTTGTAGGGGCCGGAGAGAAAACTCCTGCTGCTCGGGTGGAGAGGGTGGAGGAGTATCTGCGGGAGGAGCTGGCGGAGATTCTCCAGGTATAACACTTGGCGGAGCAGTATCAGGAGATGAAGCCATTTATAAATAACTTCCCGGCGAAGATTGGCCTCGGTTTCACCGCCGGAAGGAAAATTCTCCCACGGCTGCTCTTCAAGGCAATGTAACGCCATGCACATGAATATTACAATACCACACGCTCGAAATTTCAAAATTCACACAGCATTGTATTAAAAAATGACTCTTTTCCATCCTGAGATATTCTTACAAGCATGCACCTTAAATTTATTTAGAGATTATAATGAAGAAAACAGTTTATTTTTGAATCGACCCTCACGAAATAATGTAACATAGTACAAGAAGgatgaaattatttttagtaaCTAATTTAGAACATGTCAATTCGTTGTGTATATATGTTTAATGATCACACAAATCAAGATTCCAACATTAGAGGCATAATTAAGAGAGAACAAACATACCAGAATTGCAGCAGTTGAAGTTTCCTCAAATGTAAGAGAAAAGGAGAGGAACATTATTGATTTGTGTTTTTTCATGTTATTACAAAGAGCTTAATCTCGACCTTTGATTTCCTACAAACAAGGAGACACTACTGTGCCTAAAATTATGTTTCCTGCCACAAATTTGGGCCCCAATGGCTTGTGTTGGGAACCCGCGACACATTTGGATAATGGGAATTTTGTacatttatgtattatatgtataatttttttttaaaaaataattcttcTTTTTCATTGCAAAGTAATGCAACACTAGAGTCGTTGCAAACGAAGTATTCGTTATACACAAAATATTTACAATTTAAATAACTCCACGAGGACAGTAACATACAAAATCGTGAAAAAGTATAGCTCCGATCGTCAAATTACCACATTTGCTGAACTTTTCATTTAGATAATGTTGCATAGGTTGCTTATCTACCACGTCGGGGGATATCTTCGCTGGTTGCACAAATTGAAACAGATGGAGAACTTGATGATGGCACGGGTGGGCGAAACGGCCAGGGAAACACGCCGGTACCCAGAGAAGGGAGCGTAGGGAATTAAACCTGTCTCATCGAACTAGAAGAAGCAGACTTTACATCTGTATCAACCCTTTTTTCCTCCCTCGTCTCGTACTATAAATCGATCTCCCTATTCTGGGTCGAGGTTTGCTTCGTGTCTGGGGCTTGTGGACAGAAGAATTTCCACTCGGAACCTGTGGTTTCCAGAAGGATGGTGGCGATCCAAGAATGGCAGAGTTATAAGCCCTGTGGAAATTATCTTTCTCGGCATTTTCTTTGCCTGTGTTTTGATGGATGCACTCAAGATTTCACTTGGTTTTGCATGCTTGTCCTTGTCTAACACTCCGACTAGATCAGCTTTAGATGACGAGAGGCTGACAGAAATAGAAGCAGTTGGAAACGCTTTCTCTGGAGGGACAACTGGATTATAATTTGATGGAAGAAGGTCATCCCAATTTTCCAATAGCTCCTTGTTCACTTTGCGCAGAGTTACTTCTGTTAGGCCAGTCACTTACAGATTTCAGCCTGTGTTTTGCGTTTATCTTCTAACTGGCAGGGCCAAATAAATGGCAGCTGCAGATATGCTGATAGGGTTTCGTCGGGTGCAGAAGCATTTGCATTTTATAACTACTCCTATGTGTGTTGCGGTTGCCAGCTCCTTTGATCAATCATCACCAAGAAATTACAGACAAAAGTGTTATGAACTCAGTGAGTGCGGGAACATTTATCGACCATGAAAGGCGATTGACAAGTACCTGAGCAGATTTGTTgagttgaagaagtgtgcaaaaCCGTGGCATGTGCACAGATATGCAGTTGTTATTGATGGGCTGGCTTAGTTGTAAAGCTTCTCCAAGAATTTTGATGTACTTTCCTATCTCCTTTCGGGGTAAATCTGCAGCAATGGATATTTCACAAGGGATACGACAAAGTTATTTGAGCATAGGGTGATAATCCATCAGTTACCTTCAAATACAGGAGTTGGGATGGAGAGGAAGGTGACCACCTGTATTTTGTTTTTGCACACTCACACAGAACTAATGTTTCATACTACCAGTTCTTTTGTTTATTTATATTGCTGCAGGTTATCCAGGTGATGTTTCTCTCACTGCGACCTAAACACTTACCTCCAGGACTACACTGAGAATCGACATGGACGCCGTGGCGGAAAACAAGCAAACATTGATCACATAGGCAGTGTCTGCTTCCTACTATGAGCAGACActacaaaataattttgacGCGCCCGCTATGTCGCCACCGTTCAcactattttttaaattattttaaaaaataaaaattaaaaaacactGCAAAACTGAAGGATCCCATTAGCTCGAGGACTCTGGACTGATGCTCCTGGTATGCAATTTTACACTGCAATTTACGTTAATGGAATCGATTACTGGCAAAGGTGGTGCAGTGTATAATAAACATGCTGCTGCGTGCCTCGAGACACAAGGATTTCCAAAAGTTTTCGAATTTCCTTCACTTTGTTCCTGGACGTGCTTTTGCCTGATTCGGTATCGTTGTTTCTTGGATTCTTCAGATGCTATAGGAACGTGCGTCTAAGGTATTTAGTATAATATTTGTGTTGAACGTTCGTCCACCATACGTAGTGAGCGTCTCTGGGTCTATTTCATATTAAAACGAAGCCCCCATCCCATGGTAATAAAAGAACATTTATAATGATGAAAAAACACAACACCCTTGTATTATTTATGCTACTAGCCGCTGCAAATACTTTGCATGCGTATTATAATGCCTAGAACATTATTTTACATTTTGATTAATTACGATGCTTTTATGATGGGCGACGAATGTTGAGGAGTCATCCGTATAAAAATGTGTGATTCTGAAAAATGGCTTTGGCCAATTCTCACGCTGCCTTTGATTGATAtgagaaaattgaaaattttggcCAACGCCAGCCATTATGTGTTCAATTGGGATGGCTTTAATCTTTCCCCAAGCTTCATGTTCGTAAATCAAAATGTGATGTTTGGTCATTTAAGCTACTTTACTGGTGATAAAGATAACTAATTTACCTTAATACACCTCCGAAAACTTCCCCCCACCCCAGCACCACCTTCTTCCCCCTCCATGTTTCAGCTACACAGCATCTCTCTGAGCACTTCAACTTCCACATACTATTTATTTTCTTCTTGTGCTGTTCtgctaagttattaaatttcggTTCGGAATTCCATATTCCTGAAATACTCTTTACCTTCACACGAATACCACATTTGGTTTGCTGTAAACACAATCAAATGATTTTggtcaaaaataaataaagcatCGAAACTCACAAGCTTGAGAATTGAGCAACCAAATGAAGTACATGGAGCCAACAATTCCACCCATTGAACTCATTCAGGCATCTGAATGAAAACGTGGGACTAATAATTATCAACATTAATAGAATCACTATCAACTCAGAGAGGAACACTGTCTATGTTCTGAGAGTCTCTCTCCTTTAACTAGTAAACAATGACAATGAAAATTTCTAAAGGAGCTACCTCATCAATATTAAGAAACTTTGAACTAAATTTTCTATAGAAAGCTCTTGATATCCGTTTGTCGCATTTATAAATTTCAAACCAAAAAAGGGAAAGAAGACATTAAAGCACAACACAAAGTGTACAGACTCTGGATGATCAATGAGAACTTCAACTCGGTATCATACATTCAATTCAAATGCGAAAAGTTGCAATCTCCATCTCAATAAAGCTACAATGCCACAGATCCCCGCAATTTGCGAATTACAAAATCACAACACATGTATAATACGCAAAATGATACTCCCTTGAGTAATAGACGAAATTTGGGAGAATCTACCTATTTTACCTACCAGTGCTGCATAAGACAAAACCAGCAAGGATATCCTCTTCCTCAATCCCAGAAACCCTGACTCGCAAATTTTCACCAGGTCCTGCACGACCAACTTTATCTTCATCACAGAAGATGGCTAGAACTTTCACCTGGACCTGAAAATTATCAAAGCATAAGATTAAACCCCTAAATGCTTCAtgcattcataaaataaaaattttgtgcAATAACAAAATAAGGGGAAATAACACCTTATTTGGCATGATCAACAAACTATCTCCTTCACGAACACTCCCGGATTCTACTTTGCCCATAATAACAGTTCCCATGTCTTTGAATTTGTCAATAATGGGCATTCTGTCACAACAAGCAGTCAAGCACATAAAATTAGGCCGAATATGTCATGATTACAATCCCAAGTAAATCAAGAACAAAGTGACAAATTAAAACTTTCATCTAACCAGATAACCAAAGAGGACAAAGGTATAAcagaaattattatatttataccTAAATGGACCTTTTGGATCACGTGTAGGGACTTCAATAGCATCAAGAGCTTCAAAAAGGCATGGACCCTTCCACCATGTGCAGACATTTCTGTCCACTCTTGTCTTCATATTTGTACCCATAAGACCAGATATGGGAAGAAATTGTACATCTGaaacaaaattataaaataatttatgaCCGATATATTAATAAGGATACCGACAGATATTATTTATGTTGAATTCATTATTTAGTAGAGCATCAGAACTCACGTTGAAcaacattttaaaattctttcctGAAATAAGGCTTCACATTTTGTGAAGTCTTAAAATCAACATGACAATTCAAAATAGTCTTCAGGCTACAACAAATGGACACAAACATGGACATGGACATGGACACAAGCAGGctacatggatttttaaaaagtcaaggACACGACGATAAAATTTTGGACACATAAATATACGTATGTATACCTACATATTACATATAAAGGCCTGTAACTTActgaatatgaaaataaaaaccaatTATATCAAGTGAAGCTATCAGAATTAAAAAGACAAGcattttgaatatattttaaaacacaaAAGCTatctcattttaaaataaaaaatatagtccaataaataataaattgaaagacaattatttattcaagtattaaaattaattttcaaacaTACAAAGAAAAGATCACTAAAAAATGAATAGGTTTGACTGATTGCTCTAAAATTTTGAGAAACATTAAAAATTAGTACCATCATCTCAAATTGTGTCCAACACTCATTGTCCTGCCCCACTGtgtccaattttttttcctattaaTTTATCATGTGCCTTGGCATATCCGGCACATATTTGTGCCATGTCAAAGATGTTCCCATTTCCCAGGTATGTCCAGCCCGGCATGCGTAGTTATTTCAAGTGTTTGTGGATCATATATTCAAGGTTACACACAAGTCATGTCATGAGGGTGAAGTTGAATTCTGTTATATTGAGAGCATATGTGGCCTCATTTCTATAAAATTTGAATCCTGAACTAAACAATTTCTTGCCACTTCAGCTTCATGGTTCAGACAAGGAACCAAATTAATCTAGTGAATTCAAGTCCAATTAGGAACACAGTGACACAACTcgataacacacacacacactagtaaaataaacaaataaaaacaaaGTCTCAATCGGATTCTCCATGTGAAGGAAATAATGCATCATCGGTACGAAAATGTATGCTCCAACAGGGAATTTACCTTTCTTCACATTGTAACCTGAAGACTTCAGAAATGGTGACATTTTTGACTCAACCTCATCATATCTGCAATTACACAACAGCATCAACTCAAGGCAAAAACAAAATACAGCATTTTCAGATGCTCGCTCAACTCTCAGACAAAGGCACCTCTCTTTTGACCAGATAACAGTAGGATCGTCCATTTTGTTCACAACAACAAGAAGCTTCGAAACACCCAAAGTCTTTGCTAATTGAACATGTTCGCGTGTCTGTCCACCTCTCTCATAACCAGTTTCAAATTCTCCCTGCCTGGCAGAAATTACCTGTGACGGTAAGATGATTAAATAAATGGAAGAGAGCAAGTCAAAATCtgaccatttaaaatataaaatttaatatttatacgTGTACTTACCAATACACCTATATCAGCTTGAGACGCTCCACTAATCATGTTGGGTACATAGCTTTTGTGACCCTGAAGTACCAAAGTTTAAAACAAATGTGTTAAGACCACGAAGTGCAGATAAATCAACTGGTGTGTAAAATGATAACAGAATTGTCTAATGAACAATGTTGAAGCTTTTGTGACCCTGAAGTACCAAAGTTTAAAACAAATGTGTTACACCACGAAGTGCAGATAAATCAACTGTTGTGTAAAATGATAACAGAATTGTCTAATGAACAATGTTATAAATGGCGGGAGGCAGCGGCGGGGCGGTCGGTGACATCCTATCGCATCCCTCGGCCACCTAGAcggttgaattttttaaataattttttatagataatcatataaaaagtttttaaaaaaaaaaagaagtgagaacaaaaagtaaaaagaaaaaaaaaagtggaGTGTGATTTAAATAACTAGGGTTTTGagatttaaaattagttgacTTTGACTAGGTTTTAAAATTTGTCGACTACAACTTAAAAATGTCGACTGCCCCCCGCCTGCTCGCTGCCTCCACCTGCCTATCGCCACATAGCTTGGGCCGCCTAAAACAACCGTCTCATGCATATGGAGATGGCAGGGCGGTCGAGGTGACTAGGCGGCCGCCTCAACCGCCATTTAGAACactgctaaactttaaaagacTTATCTTATGATTCAACGCAATTCCAATCTCCCTCGAGAACGAATATAGAACTTTTCTTATCAGAAATCCAGATCAATTTAGAACAGAGGTGTAATCaaaatttaaatctttaaaCAATACAAATATATGCAATCAAAATTTATTACAACTGCAGAACTTCTACAAGAGAAATCACAAAGCAatgaataaaaggaaaaatagaaattaCCGGGGCATCCAATATTGTAAATCTGGTAGTTTCTGTTTCAAATGAAGCTCGACCAACTTCAACTGTTTTTCCCTACGAAAGTAAATTAGGGCAACAAACCACTCATCTCTTCACACATGCAAATGCATTTGGAGGACAAAGAACGCCAGACATCACTCAGTAGCCAAATTTACAGATAAGTACCTTAACCCTCTCCTCTTCATTTGTGTCCATGATATAAGCCATGTACCTAGTTTTTTTATTAAGTAAAGGGAATCAGTAAAACCAAAGCTAGATTAAGCAATGATATTCAACAGGGAGTTGAATGACTGCAAAAATTATCCCACCATCACGAAAGTAAGTGGCAAAAAATTCGAACACATGGTTTAGAGCATCTATTTATAGATTTGAGGTCGGAAAAACCTTCCAATATGTTCGGGAATTAGTAAGAGATTGATGCAGAAAGGACTCAGGGGATTACAGAAACAAGACACCAAGAGGGGAACAAGCCAAAATTCATTTGAGCTTCCACCTACTTTCGCTACAAAAATTTAGCACAAATTTTATAACATTTTTTGTAAGAAAATTGAATTGGATAGAGGCTTCATAAGATAATCGTATGTGAAATGAATTTGACTAACAATTACAAAAATGTGAATGAGGTAATGATTGGTTGAAAACAGCATAAGGAAAGAATATAATTGCATAATGGTTTGAATAGATTTGAAGTACAAAATAATGTATTGTCTGAAATAAAGTATTCAAtatttaatatacatacatgtcTATACTCAAAACACTTCAAAAGTTTAAGAGAGCAGGAGAATGTATGATCCAACATCCCTAGCGGATATACCATATTAAGCAACATAT from Primulina tabacum isolate GXHZ01 chromosome 3, ASM2559414v2, whole genome shotgun sequence encodes:
- the LOC142539739 gene encoding uncharacterized protein LOC142539739 isoform X2, with the protein product MALPNRQTVDYPSFNGDGGTDVDIEEDIKALQLDSSDTIVADKKDGKIDVELILEVDNGLASTTCTNSKSLQEEQRDVSEVKEKEISSLKDVVNEVENKKRHLNVVFIGHVDAGKSTTGGQILFLSGQVDDRTIQKYEKEAKDKSRESWYMAYIMDTNEEERVKGKTVEVGRASFETETTRFTILDAPGHKSYVPNMISGASQADIGVLVISARQGEFETGYERGGQTREHVQLAKTLGVSKLLVVVNKMDDPTVIWSKERYDEVESKMSPFLKSSGYNVKKDVQFLPISGLMGTNMKTRVDRNVCTWWKGPCLFEALDAIEVPTRDPKGPFRMPIIDKFKDMGTVIMGKVESGSVREGDSLLIMPNKVQVKVLAIFCDEDKVGRAGPGENLRVRVSGIEEEDILAGFVLCSTDA
- the LOC142539739 gene encoding uncharacterized protein LOC142539739 isoform X1, whose protein sequence is MALPNRQTVDYPSFNGDGGTDVDIEEDIKALQLDSSEDTIVADKKDGKIDVELILEVDNGLASTTCTNSKSLQEEQRDVSEVKEKEISSLKDVVNEVENKKRHLNVVFIGHVDAGKSTTGGQILFLSGQVDDRTIQKYEKEAKDKSRESWYMAYIMDTNEEERVKGKTVEVGRASFETETTRFTILDAPGHKSYVPNMISGASQADIGVLVISARQGEFETGYERGGQTREHVQLAKTLGVSKLLVVVNKMDDPTVIWSKERYDEVESKMSPFLKSSGYNVKKDVQFLPISGLMGTNMKTRVDRNVCTWWKGPCLFEALDAIEVPTRDPKGPFRMPIIDKFKDMGTVIMGKVESGSVREGDSLLIMPNKVQVKVLAIFCDEDKVGRAGPGENLRVRVSGIEEEDILAGFVLCSTDA
- the LOC142539739 gene encoding uncharacterized protein LOC142539739 isoform X3 — its product is MALPNRQTVDYPSFNGDGGTDIEEDIKALQLDSSEDTIVADKKDGKIDVELILEVDNGLASTTCTNSKSLQEEQRDVSEVKEKEISSLKDVVNEVENKKRHLNVVFIGHVDAGKSTTGGQILFLSGQVDDRTIQKYEKEAKDKSRESWYMAYIMDTNEEERVKGKTVEVGRASFETETTRFTILDAPGHKSYVPNMISGASQADIGVLVISARQGEFETGYERGGQTREHVQLAKTLGVSKLLVVVNKMDDPTVIWSKERYDEVESKMSPFLKSSGYNVKKDVQFLPISGLMGTNMKTRVDRNVCTWWKGPCLFEALDAIEVPTRDPKGPFRMPIIDKFKDMGTVIMGKVESGSVREGDSLLIMPNKVQVKVLAIFCDEDKVGRAGPGENLRVRVSGIEEEDILAGFVLCSTDA
- the LOC142539739 gene encoding uncharacterized protein LOC142539739 isoform X4, whose amino-acid sequence is MALPNRQTVDYPSFNGDGGTDIEEDIKALQLDSSDTIVADKKDGKIDVELILEVDNGLASTTCTNSKSLQEEQRDVSEVKEKEISSLKDVVNEVENKKRHLNVVFIGHVDAGKSTTGGQILFLSGQVDDRTIQKYEKEAKDKSRESWYMAYIMDTNEEERVKGKTVEVGRASFETETTRFTILDAPGHKSYVPNMISGASQADIGVLVISARQGEFETGYERGGQTREHVQLAKTLGVSKLLVVVNKMDDPTVIWSKERYDEVESKMSPFLKSSGYNVKKDVQFLPISGLMGTNMKTRVDRNVCTWWKGPCLFEALDAIEVPTRDPKGPFRMPIIDKFKDMGTVIMGKVESGSVREGDSLLIMPNKVQVKVLAIFCDEDKVGRAGPGENLRVRVSGIEEEDILAGFVLCSTDA
- the LOC142539738 gene encoding LOW QUALITY PROTEIN: proline-rich receptor-like protein kinase PERK5 (The sequence of the model RefSeq protein was modified relative to this genomic sequence to represent the inferred CDS: inserted 1 base in 1 codon; deleted 1 base in 1 codon), with translation MDHIVKLPPPPASWGVGTPAAHGGWGTAPPPPHANLSNEFMSSPGYNNSGQHPISLPPPSPNVGGNMGPRSQFSYEELAAATGGFARSNLLGQGGFGFVHKGVLPDGREVAVKSLKADSGQXEREFQAEVDIISRVHHRHLVSLVGYCIVREQRMLVYEFVPNKTLEFHLHAKDQSVMDWASRLRIAVGSAKGLAYLHEDCHPRIIHRDIKTANILLDFNFEAMVADFGLAKLTSENYTHVSTRVIGTFGYLAPEYASSGKLTEKSDVFSFGVMLLELITGRKPVDHTNKTMEDSLVDWARPLLSKALEDGSYDALVDPRLQDNYVPHEMARMVSCAAASIRHSARRRPKMSQIVRSLDGNSLLEDLNEGVKPGQSAAFNPKGNIESYDTGAYNADMMKFRKMVMTSQDCNSSGVTSEYGLNPSSSSSND